The region TTGAGATTATTCGTGATTTAGGCGCTGAAATAGAATTTAACAATGGTACTTTAAGAATAGATCCAACGACTATTAACACACATATAGTTACAAATACACGTGCTAGAGAGATTCGGGCTTCATACTATTTATGGGGTGCAATTTTAGGGCGTTTTGGTAAGGTACAGTGCTTTTTGCCAGGTGGCTGTAATTTTGGCACGCGTCCATTTGATTTGCATATTAAGGGCTTTAATGCGTTAGGTGCTAAACATTCTATTAGTTATGGCAAAATCAATTTTACAGTTGAGCGTTGCTTGACTGGTAATAAGATTTATATGGACAAAGTCAGTGTTGGTGCAACTATGAATTTGATGATTGCAGCAACTAAAGCTTTTGGCCGAACTGTGATAGAGAATGCTGCACGGGAACCACATATCGTTGATACAGCTAACTTTTTGAATGCTATGGGTGCTCAGATTCGTGGCGCTGGTACGGATGTAATACGTGTTGAAGGTGTTTCTTGTTTGCTTGCTAATGCTACATATTCAATTATTCCTGACCAGATTGAAGCTGGTACGTTTATGATTGCTGCAGCTATTACGCAGGGTAATGTTATTGTTAAAAATTTGATTCCTAAACATATGGAACCTTTAACTTCTAAATTTAAAGAGATGGGTATAGCTGTGATTTCCGGTGATGATTATTGTCATATCATTGCTGATTCAGAGAAAAAGTTTCATGCTACTTCTTTTATGACGTTGCCATATCCTGGCTTCCCAACTGATTTGCAACCGCAAACGGTTGTTTTATTAACTCAGGCTGTTGGTATCAGTAGGATGTTTGAAAACGTATGGGATAATCGTTTCCAATATGTGGATTATTTGCAGCAGATGGGAGCGCATATTCAGATAGCTGATCGTATGGCCTTGATTGAAGGGCCTTGTCAATTGACAAGCTCTGTTGTGGAAGCACATGATCTGCGTGCTGGAGCTGCGATGGTTTTGGCAGCATTAATTGCTAAAGGTGAAACTGAGATCTTTAAAGTAAGTTCCATTGAGCGTGGTTATGAGAATTTCGTGGAAAAACTGCAAGGTCTGGGTGCGGATATTTCAATTCGTAATGAATCTGAAGAAGCTTATTTTTCACAGGCAGGCGATTGATGCAGGTACAGATTGTAGCTGTTGGTTCTGTTAAGGAAAAATACATTCTCACGGGTATTAGTGATTTTCAGAAACGCTTAAGACGTTTTTGCAATTTAAGTATAGTTGAAATTACTGCACAGCCTGATCAGATGGAAGCTAGACGGGCACTCAAGATAGAAGCTGATTTAATTCGGCAAAAGTGGCTTACGAAAGCTTATAAGGTTGCTTTAACACCACATGGTAAAGAACTTAGCTCAGAAGAGTTAGCAGCGAAGCTACCTAAATGGTTGGAGCAAGGAAATTCGGAGCTTACATTGATAATAGGTTCTTCAAGAGGTCTTGCTGCTGATATAATTAAAGAATGTCAGGCGACATGGGCGTTTGGCCCTTTAACCTTAACGCATGGTGTAGCTAGATTTATTGCAATTGAACAAATTTACCGTGCATATAAAATAAATGCGAATGAAGCCTATCACAAATAGGCTGATTAGGTTGCGTAAAAGCTAAATTTTACGTGTTTTTTGGTCAAATTGGCCTTTTCAAAATACAAAAAGAAGATTATAATTGTGAAGATTGGTTTTGTGCCAATCTATTAGTTTTGCCTGTGAAAGGAGGAGTATTGATGCCAACGTTCAATCAGTTAGTTAAGCAAGGACGCAGCTCAAAGACTTACAAGCCAAAAGCACCAGCTTTGCATGTAAAGATGAATACTTTGAAGAAGCGTACAAGCAACGTTGTTTCACCACAAAAGCGCGGTGTTTGCACTGTCGTTAAGACAACAACACCAAAGAAACCAAACTCAGCTATGCGTAAGGTGGCTCGTGTTCGTTTGACTTCAGGTTTGGAAGTAACTTCATACATTCCTGGTATTGGTCACAACTTGCAAGAGCACTCAGTTGTTTTGATTCGTGGTGGCCGTGTTAAGGATTTACCTGGTGTTCGTTATCATATCATTCGCGGTACATTGGATACTGCTGGTGTTGCTAACAGAATGCAGGGTCGTTCTAAGTATGGTGCTAAACGACCAAAGTCAGCTAAGGTTAAGAAATAATCGGATCAGGTTGAACTCAAAGATCAGTACTCACATTTATACATGTGATGGCCTGACAGTCGCATTAGCGATTTGAGTACCTGTGATGGCGATGAAATTCGCACTATCATGTAAAGGAGGGAAGACAAGTGCCAAGAAAAGGACATGTCCCAACAAGAGAAGTTCTTCCTGATCCCCTGTATCATGATGTTAGAGTCAGTAAGTTGATCAATAACGTCATGTTGGACGGGAAGAAAGGTTTAGCCCAGAGAATCGTTTATGAAGCTCTTGCTATGGTAAACGAGAAAGCAAATACAGAGGGCTTAGAGATTTTTGAAAAAGCTTTAGAGAATACGATGCCACAATTGGAAGTTAAGGCTCGCCGTGTAGGTGGTGCTAACTACCAAGTCCCAGTCGAAGTAAGACCAGAGCGTCGTCAAACATTGTCACTGCGTTGGATCGTTGATTTTGCACGTAAGCGTAGCGAGAAGACTATGGTCGAGCGCTTAGCAGGTGAGCTTTTGGATGCAAGTAACAGTACCGGTGGTGCATTCAAACGTAAAGAAGAGATGCATCGTATGGCAGAAGCAAACCGTGCCTTTGCCCATTACAGATGGTAATTGCATTTAACAAAGGAGTAGTAATTAATGACAAGAGAATTCTCACTTGAGAATACACGTAACATTGGTATCATGGCGCACATCGATGCTGGTAAAACTACTACAACAGAACGTATCTTGTACTACACAGGTCGTATCTATAAGATGGTAGAAACACACGATGGTGGTGCAACCATGGACTGGATGGCACAAGAGCAGGAGCGTGGTATCACAATTACATCTGCTGCTACAACTGCACAATGGAGACATTGCCGCATCAATATCATTGATACTCCAGGTCACGTTGACTTTACAGTTGAAGTTGAACGTTCCTTGCGCGTCTTGGACGGAGCTGTCACAGTTTTGGATGCTAAGAGCGGTGTTGAGCCACAAACAGAGACTGTTTGGAGACAGGCTGATCACTATGGCGTTCCACGTGTCGTGTACATTAATAAGATGGATGTTACTGGTGCGGATTTCTATAAATCTGTGCAGTCAATTTACGATCGCCTACATGCTAATGCAGTACCTATTCAGATTCCAATCGGTACAGAAGATACATTCATTGGCGAAATTGATTTGATGACAATGAAGGCATATATCAGCCATGGCGAAGATGGCAAGGAAGTTGAAGAGACTGATATTCCAGCTGAGTATGTTGATTTGGCTAATGAGTGGCACGATAAGATGGTCGAGAAGATCGCAGAGTCTGATGATACTTTGATCGAGAAATACTTAGACGGCCAAACATTGACAATTGATGAGATGAAGGATGCTATGCGTAAGGCAACATGCCGTTGCGAGATGATCCCAGTAGTTTGTGGTTCTTCATATCGTAACAAGGGCGTTCAGAAAGTTTTGGATGCTGTTGTTGACTTCTTACCTTCACCATTAGATGTGCCACACATTAAGGGCGTAAATCCAGAAACTGAAGAAGAGGAAGAGAGACCATCCGATGATAATGCACCATTTGCTGGTTTAGCGTTTAAGATCGCTGTTGATCCGTTCGTAGGTAAGCTTTGCTTCTTCCGTGTTTATTCAGGTCATTTGGAAGCTGGTTCTTATGTTTTGAATGCAACAAAGAATAAGCGTGAGCGTGTCGGCCGTATCGTGCAAATGCATGCTAATCACCGTAAAGAGATCACTGATGTTTATGCTGGTGATATTGCAGCTATCGTTGGCTTTAAGGAAACAACAACTGGTGATACAATCTGCGACCCAGATCATCCAATCGTCTTGGAGTCAATGGAGTTCCCAGAACCAGTTATTTCTGTTGCTATTGAGCCAAAGTCAAAGGCATCACAAGATAAGATGATGATTGCTTTAGGTAAGTTAGCTGAGGAAGATCCTACATTTAGAACATATACTGATGCTGAAACAGGACAAACAATTATTTCTGGTATGGGTGAATTACACCTTGATATTATTGTTGATCGTTTGTTCCGTGAGTTTAAGGTTGAAGCTAATGTTGGCGCTCCACAAGTTGCTTACAAAGAGACTGTGCGTAAGCCTGCAAGAGCTCAGGGTAAGTTCGTACGTCAGTCTGGTGGTCATGGTCAATATGGTGACGCTGTTATCGAAATTGAACCTAATGAACCAGGTGCTGGTTATAGCTTTGAGAACGTAACAGTTGGTGGTGTTGTTCCTAAGGAATTTATTGCACCAATTGACGCTGGTGTTCAGGAAGCTATGAAGGCTGGTATCTTAGGTGGATATCCAGTTGTTGACGTTAAGGTTCGCTTGGTTGATGGTTCATATCACGAAGTTGACTCTTCTGAAATGGCATTTAAGGTCGCTGGTTCTATGGCTTTCAAGGAAGCTATGCGTAAGGCAGATCCAATTTTGTTGGAGCCTGTAATGCGTGTTGATATTACTGTACCTGAAGAGTACATGGGCGATGTTATGGGTGATATTAGCTCACGTCGTGGCCGTATCGAAGGTATGGAAGCTTTAACTGGTGCCCAAAAGATTAAGGCTATGGTTCCATTGGCTGAGATGTTTGGTTATGCTACAGCTTTGCGTTCTAAGACACAGGGCCGTGGTACATTCCAGATGCAAATTGACCACTTCGAAGAAGTGCCTAAGTCAATTATGGAAAAAGTATTAAAACAATAATCAAAGTGACGAAGTGACTTGCAAATTTTGTAAAAATCTTTAATATTAAGATATTGGCTTTTGCCGATTGTCATTTTAGTTGCGTTTAGCAAAAGGAGGATCCTTCATATGGGTAAGAAGGTTTATGAGAGAAAAAAGGACCACGTCAACATCGGCACGATTGGCCACGTTGACCACGGTAAAACAACTTTGACAGCTGCTATTACAAAAGTATTAGCTCTCGCTGGCGATGCAGAATACACTTCATACGATAACATCGATAAGACACCAGAGGAGCGTGAGCGTGGTATCACAATTAACTCTACACACGTTGAGTATGAGACTGAAAAACGTCACTATGCACACGTTGACTGCCCAGGGCACGCTGACTATGTTAAGAACATGATCACCGGTGCTGCTCAGATGGATGGTGCTATCTTGGTTGTTTCCGCTGCTGATGGTGTTATGCCTCAGACACGTGAGCACATCTTGTTAGCTCGTCAGGTTGGCGTTCCAACAATTGTTGTTTTCATGAATAAGACTGACCAAGTCGATGATGAAGAATTACTTGACTTAGTTGAGATGGAAGTTCGTGACCTCTTGAATGAATACGATTTCGATGGCGATAACACACCAATCGTTCGTGGTTCTGCTTTGAAGGTCTTGGAGAGCTCATCTACAGATATTAATGCTCCTGAGTATCAGTGCATTCTTGAATTGATGAAGAATGTTGATGAATACATCCCAACACCAGATCGTCCTATCGATCAACCATTCTTGATGCCTATCGAGGAAGTCTTCACAATTTCTGGTCGTGGTACTGTTGCTACTGGCCGTGTCGAGCGTGGTCAAGTCAAGTTGAACGAAGCTGCTGAAATCGTTGGTTTGAACGATGAGCCTGTTTCGACTGTTGTTACTGGTATTGAAATGTTCCACAAGAGCATGGAATTCGCACAAGCTGGTGAAAACATCGGTACATTGTTGCGTGGTATTGCTCGTGATGGTGTTGAGCGTGGTCAAGTTTTGGCTAAGCCTAACACAATTCATCCACATACTAAGTTTGAAGGCCAAGTTTACGTCTTGACACAAGCTGAAGGTGGTCGTCATAAGCCATTCTTTGATGGTTATCGTCCACAATTCTTCTTCCGTACAACAGACGTTACTGGTTCTATCAAATTGCCAGAAGGCACAGAGATGTGTATGCCTGGTGACCATATCAACATGGATATCGAATTGATTTACCCAATCGCTATTGAGCAAGGTTTACGTTTCGCTGTTCGTGAGGGTGGTCGTACAGTTGGTGCTGGTACAGTTGCTAAGATTTACGAGTAATCTATACTGTGTGATTATTTAAGGGTGGCTTACGCCACCCTTTTTTACTATATTGGTTGTTTATATGGCTAGGAAAAAGGTTAAATTAGATTTATTTGCTATTTATCAAGATGAGATGAATTATTTTGCTTCATTGCGTTCTAATGGGCAGACTTCTAACCAGCATGAAGTTTTCTTTAGGCAACTTTCAGAGCATGAAAAAGATAATGAACTATTGGTTATGCCTCAATTATCTGTGTATGAGAGTTGTGTTTTACCTGGAAGTAATGGTGTCTTTGATTGTGCTGATTATATTGCTTATCAAGGTGCGATGCGGAGCTTAGACGGTAATGGACTTGTTTTCATTGCTTCTTTGCTGGATGAGTCCGAGAAAGCTAGTTTAGCTGATTTTGCTAAATCTCAACATGTTACTAATAAAACTAAAGAACCTGAGTTTATTAGTTTCCGCGATAGTGAGTATAAACAACTTAAAGTCGGTGTGATTGGGCAGATTTTATCATTGCAGGACGATGATGATAATAATTCCACGCGTGTGATGATACAGGTACTTTGCCGTGCGGAACTAGTTGAACGGCAATCTGATGGGCAAATAGATCTGGTTCAGGTCAGATTGTTAGCTGATGATTATCAATTTAAAACTATCAATCGTTCGACTTTAGAGAAGCAAATCGGCTTTTCCTTACCTAAATCCGGTACAAAACTGAAAAACAATGATTTAGCTGCCTTGCAGGCTATTCTGCGCCTTTATTTTGAAAAATGGTTAGCTGAAAATAAGTCTGCGAATGATTTAGGCAAGTATCAGTCACTTTACACGAAGATGGATCTTTCTGCCTTGTGTGATGCCATTTCCGAGACAGTACCTGTTTCTTATATTGAAAAAGTTTATTTATTGGCCTGTCCACATGTGCTTGTGCGTTTGTATTTAACGTTGGATTTAGTTAAGCGCGATTTGGGTATGGCAAATCTAAGACGACAAATTGATCGTGAAACAGAAGATCTCATCAAAGCTGAGCAGCGCGATTATGTAATCAAAAACACAATAAAATTGTTGCGTAAAGAGCTGAGTAATGGTAAAGAAGATGATACGATTGCCAAACTTAACAAAAAACTAGCTGAATTTGAGCTCAAGCCAGATGTTCGTGCGCAATTACAAGAGGCGATCGATAAATTGGCCATTTTTGGTTCAACAAGCCCAGAAGCTGCTAATTTGCGTGATTATATTGATCTTTGTTTGAGTTTGCCATGGGGCAAAATGGTGGCTGAAAATTTTGATATTAAGCAAGTTAAGGCGAAGTTAGAGTCTGATCATTATGGTTTGGAGAAGGTCAAGAAGCGTATATTAGAATATTTGGCAATGCGTCATTTGCGTGTTGTCAAGCAAACGAAGGGGAAGACGGTTGAATTGTTGTGCCTGATCGGACCTCCTGGTATTGGTAAGACATCCATTGCGCGTTCAATAGCTGATGCACTTAAACGACCACTTGAGCGTATAAGTTTAGGTGGTGTAGATGACGAGTCTGAAATTCGCGGCCATAGACGCACTTATATTGGGGCTATGCCAGGTAGAATCATCAAGGCAATTCAAACAGCTCAATGTGACAATCCCGTTATTTTGCTAGATGAAATTGATAAGTTGGCTTATAGCAGTAAGGGTGATCCAGCAGCTGCTTTGTTGGAGGTTTTGGATGGCGAACAGAATGACAAGTTCCGCGATAATTACGTTGATTTACCATATGATTTGAGTAAGGTCTTGTTTATAGTCACAGCCAATGATTACGAAAATATACCGATGGCTTTGTACGATAGAATGGATGTAATTAATCTAAGTTCTTATACGGCAACTGAAAAGCTGCAAATTGCTAAGCATTATCTTTGGCCACAACTTTTAGCCTCAATAGCATACACTTCCAAGCAGATAAAAATTAGCGATAAGTGTTTACGTTACATTATTGATAATTACACGCGTGAAGCGGGTGTTAGACAGTTAGAAAGATGTTTGAAGACAATTTGCCGTACAATTGCGACAAAAATTTTGGCTGAGAGTGAAGATGCCTTGTTGCCTGTAAGCGTGAAAGTAAAAGATCTGGCTGACTATTTGGGAGTGGCGCCCTATATTGATGAAGGTGTGCATAAAGACGATTTAGTTGGCGTTGTTACAGGTCTAGCTTGGACTTATGTCGGCGGCGTGACGTTGGAAGTTGAAGTTAAGATCAGTAAGGGTAATGGTAAGATTCATTTAACTGGTAATTTAGGTGATGTGATGAAAGAATCAGCAAGCGTGGCTTGGACTTATATTATCAGTCAGGCAGATGAATTAAAGTTAGATGAAGTTAAATGGCAAGAATTAGATGTTCATATTCATATTCCTGAAGGTGCTACACCTAAAGACGGCCCTTCAGCAGGCGTAACTTTAGCAACGGCGCTTTATTCTGCCCTAAGTCATAAGAAAGTCAGACATGACATTGCCATGACAGGTGAATTGACTTTAACTGGACGCGTATTTCCAATCGGTGGCCTCAAAGAAAAATTGATGGCAGCTTATCGAGCTAAGATGCATACAGTTTTGATCCCAATTGCGAATGTTAAGGATTTAACAGATGTTGATAAGGAAGTAAAGGAAAACTTGCAGATTATCTCAGTTAAACGGGTCGAAGAAGTTTGGCAACATGCCTTGCTTAGTGAGTAGATATTTATGTTAAAAACAGAACTAGTTAAGGTACAGTCAGAAGCTACTATCAGCTTGACTATCAAACGTTCAGTTTTTATTGCGTATGCTGTACCCATTGCTAATTTAGCTGAGCTTGAGCAAAAACTAGCTGAAATTAGAACTAGGCAACCAGATGCCAAGCATCATGTCTATGCTTGGCAATTTTATGACACGCTGAATGAACAACAGTATGCCAAATTTAGTGATGATGGAGAGCCTAGTCAGACAGCAGGGGCCCCGCTTTTTCATGTTTTGACTGAAGCTGGAATAAATAACACGCTTTTGGTTGTTTCGAGAATCTTTGGCGGTATTTTGCTAGGGGCAGGTGGCTTGGTCAGAGCTTATAGCAAAGCAGGTAATTTGGCTTTACAAGAAGCTAGCTATGAACGTTTAGTCAAACGGGAAAAAGTGACATTTAG is a window of Amygdalobacter nucleatus DNA encoding:
- the lon gene encoding endopeptidase La, encoding MARKKVKLDLFAIYQDEMNYFASLRSNGQTSNQHEVFFRQLSEHEKDNELLVMPQLSVYESCVLPGSNGVFDCADYIAYQGAMRSLDGNGLVFIASLLDESEKASLADFAKSQHVTNKTKEPEFISFRDSEYKQLKVGVIGQILSLQDDDDNNSTRVMIQVLCRAELVERQSDGQIDLVQVRLLADDYQFKTINRSTLEKQIGFSLPKSGTKLKNNDLAALQAILRLYFEKWLAENKSANDLGKYQSLYTKMDLSALCDAISETVPVSYIEKVYLLACPHVLVRLYLTLDLVKRDLGMANLRRQIDRETEDLIKAEQRDYVIKNTIKLLRKELSNGKEDDTIAKLNKKLAEFELKPDVRAQLQEAIDKLAIFGSTSPEAANLRDYIDLCLSLPWGKMVAENFDIKQVKAKLESDHYGLEKVKKRILEYLAMRHLRVVKQTKGKTVELLCLIGPPGIGKTSIARSIADALKRPLERISLGGVDDESEIRGHRRTYIGAMPGRIIKAIQTAQCDNPVILLDEIDKLAYSSKGDPAAALLEVLDGEQNDKFRDNYVDLPYDLSKVLFIVTANDYENIPMALYDRMDVINLSSYTATEKLQIAKHYLWPQLLASIAYTSKQIKISDKCLRYIIDNYTREAGVRQLERCLKTICRTIATKILAESEDALLPVSVKVKDLADYLGVAPYIDEGVHKDDLVGVVTGLAWTYVGGVTLEVEVKISKGNGKIHLTGNLGDVMKESASVAWTYIISQADELKLDEVKWQELDVHIHIPEGATPKDGPSAGVTLATALYSALSHKKVRHDIAMTGELTLTGRVFPIGGLKEKLMAAYRAKMHTVLIPIANVKDLTDVDKEVKENLQIISVKRVEEVWQHALLSE
- the murA gene encoding UDP-N-acetylglucosamine 1-carboxyvinyltransferase, translating into MTSYYVKGGHRLKGEVTVSGSKNAALGVISASVLLDGPCVIENVPMISDIVSLVEIIRDLGAEIEFNNGTLRIDPTTINTHIVTNTRAREIRASYYLWGAILGRFGKVQCFLPGGCNFGTRPFDLHIKGFNALGAKHSISYGKINFTVERCLTGNKIYMDKVSVGATMNLMIAATKAFGRTVIENAAREPHIVDTANFLNAMGAQIRGAGTDVIRVEGVSCLLANATYSIIPDQIEAGTFMIAAAITQGNVIVKNLIPKHMEPLTSKFKEMGIAVISGDDYCHIIADSEKKFHATSFMTLPYPGFPTDLQPQTVVLLTQAVGISRMFENVWDNRFQYVDYLQQMGAHIQIADRMALIEGPCQLTSSVVEAHDLRAGAAMVLAALIAKGETEIFKVSSIERGYENFVEKLQGLGADISIRNESEEAYFSQAGD
- the rpsG gene encoding 30S ribosomal protein S7 produces the protein MPRKGHVPTREVLPDPLYHDVRVSKLINNVMLDGKKGLAQRIVYEALAMVNEKANTEGLEIFEKALENTMPQLEVKARRVGGANYQVPVEVRPERRQTLSLRWIVDFARKRSEKTMVERLAGELLDASNSTGGAFKRKEEMHRMAEANRAFAHYRW
- the rpsL gene encoding 30S ribosomal protein S12, translating into MPTFNQLVKQGRSSKTYKPKAPALHVKMNTLKKRTSNVVSPQKRGVCTVVKTTTPKKPNSAMRKVARVRLTSGLEVTSYIPGIGHNLQEHSVVLIRGGRVKDLPGVRYHIIRGTLDTAGVANRMQGRSKYGAKRPKSAKVKK
- the tuf gene encoding elongation factor Tu — protein: MGKKVYERKKDHVNIGTIGHVDHGKTTLTAAITKVLALAGDAEYTSYDNIDKTPEERERGITINSTHVEYETEKRHYAHVDCPGHADYVKNMITGAAQMDGAILVVSAADGVMPQTREHILLARQVGVPTIVVFMNKTDQVDDEELLDLVEMEVRDLLNEYDFDGDNTPIVRGSALKVLESSSTDINAPEYQCILELMKNVDEYIPTPDRPIDQPFLMPIEEVFTISGRGTVATGRVERGQVKLNEAAEIVGLNDEPVSTVVTGIEMFHKSMEFAQAGENIGTLLRGIARDGVERGQVLAKPNTIHPHTKFEGQVYVLTQAEGGRHKPFFDGYRPQFFFRTTDVTGSIKLPEGTEMCMPGDHINMDIELIYPIAIEQGLRFAVREGGRTVGAGTVAKIYE
- a CDS encoding 23S rRNA (pseudouridine(1915)-N(3))-methyltransferase RlmH; amino-acid sequence: MQVQIVAVGSVKEKYILTGISDFQKRLRRFCNLSIVEITAQPDQMEARRALKIEADLIRQKWLTKAYKVALTPHGKELSSEELAAKLPKWLEQGNSELTLIIGSSRGLAADIIKECQATWAFGPLTLTHGVARFIAIEQIYRAYKINANEAYHK
- a CDS encoding IMPACT family protein; translated protein: MLKTELVKVQSEATISLTIKRSVFIAYAVPIANLAELEQKLAEIRTRQPDAKHHVYAWQFYDTLNEQQYAKFSDDGEPSQTAGAPLFHVLTEAGINNTLLVVSRIFGGILLGAGGLVRAYSKAGNLALQEASYERLVKREKVTFSLDYALYDQFCYYANKQKWQIFSNEFAAKVTLVLILKPEEISALEVYLDELNGSKQQIKKLGTELVTIPYTPNLKGEDG
- the fusA gene encoding elongation factor G, producing MTREFSLENTRNIGIMAHIDAGKTTTTERILYYTGRIYKMVETHDGGATMDWMAQEQERGITITSAATTAQWRHCRINIIDTPGHVDFTVEVERSLRVLDGAVTVLDAKSGVEPQTETVWRQADHYGVPRVVYINKMDVTGADFYKSVQSIYDRLHANAVPIQIPIGTEDTFIGEIDLMTMKAYISHGEDGKEVEETDIPAEYVDLANEWHDKMVEKIAESDDTLIEKYLDGQTLTIDEMKDAMRKATCRCEMIPVVCGSSYRNKGVQKVLDAVVDFLPSPLDVPHIKGVNPETEEEEERPSDDNAPFAGLAFKIAVDPFVGKLCFFRVYSGHLEAGSYVLNATKNKRERVGRIVQMHANHRKEITDVYAGDIAAIVGFKETTTGDTICDPDHPIVLESMEFPEPVISVAIEPKSKASQDKMMIALGKLAEEDPTFRTYTDAETGQTIISGMGELHLDIIVDRLFREFKVEANVGAPQVAYKETVRKPARAQGKFVRQSGGHGQYGDAVIEIEPNEPGAGYSFENVTVGGVVPKEFIAPIDAGVQEAMKAGILGGYPVVDVKVRLVDGSYHEVDSSEMAFKVAGSMAFKEAMRKADPILLEPVMRVDITVPEEYMGDVMGDISSRRGRIEGMEALTGAQKIKAMVPLAEMFGYATALRSKTQGRGTFQMQIDHFEEVPKSIMEKVLKQ